A section of the Flavobacterium ardleyense genome encodes:
- a CDS encoding NADP-dependent isocitrate dehydrogenase translates to MSDKATIYYTMTDEAPMLATHSFLPIVKAFNAPAGITVETKNISLAGRIIANLGEYLTPEQRIVDDLLFLGDMAKTPEANIIKLPNISASVPQLKEAIAELQKQGYALPEFPADAKTAEEKAIKAAYSKVLGSAVNPVLREGNSDRRAPKAVKNFAKKHPHSMGAWSSDSKTEVASMTQGDFYGSEKSVCLQEADTFKIEFVGTDGQTKTLKENAPLLKEEIIDTAVLSVSELKKFVAKEILVAKEKGILLSVHLKATMMKVSDPIIFGAIVEVFFADVFEKYADLFAELGVDTKNGLGDVYAKIAGHAKEAEVKAALENTKENGPALAMVNSDKGITNLHVPSDVIVDASMPAMIRTSGQMWNKDGKAQDTLALIPDRSYAGVYVATIDFCKKHGAFDPATMGSVPNVGLMAQKAEEYGSHDKTFQMEADGVVKVVNSKGEVLMEQEVANKDIFRMCQVKDAPIQDWVKLAVNRARLSDTPAIFWLDEKRAHDRLLIEKVNLYLKDHDTAGLDIRIMNPIDATNFSLERIKDGKDTISVTGNVLRDYLTDLFPILELGTSAKMLSIVPLMNGGGLFETGAGGSAPKHIEQFIEEGYLRWDSLGEFLALGVSLEHLGQSLNNSKALVISEALDLATEKFLDNDKSPARKVGQIDNRGSHFYLAMYWAEALANQTKDAELKSKFAPIAEELKANEEKINSELIGAQGKPQEIGGYYHPNFKKTDEAMRPSETLNTILAKLS, encoded by the coding sequence ATGTCAGACAAAGCGACCATTTACTACACAATGACAGACGAGGCGCCAATGCTTGCAACTCATTCTTTTTTGCCTATTGTAAAAGCATTTAATGCTCCAGCAGGGATTACTGTTGAAACCAAAAATATTTCACTTGCAGGAAGAATTATCGCAAATCTTGGAGAATACCTTACGCCAGAGCAGCGAATTGTAGATGATCTTTTGTTTTTGGGCGATATGGCCAAAACGCCTGAAGCTAACATTATTAAACTTCCGAATATCTCGGCGTCTGTACCGCAACTTAAAGAAGCGATTGCCGAATTGCAAAAACAAGGTTACGCGCTTCCTGAATTTCCAGCTGATGCCAAAACTGCTGAAGAGAAAGCAATTAAAGCGGCTTATTCTAAGGTTTTAGGATCTGCGGTAAACCCAGTTTTGCGCGAAGGAAACTCTGACCGTCGTGCGCCTAAAGCGGTGAAAAACTTTGCTAAAAAACATCCACACTCAATGGGTGCTTGGAGTTCAGACTCGAAAACTGAAGTGGCAAGTATGACGCAAGGTGACTTTTACGGAAGTGAAAAATCTGTTTGTCTGCAAGAAGCGGATACTTTCAAAATCGAATTTGTAGGTACTGATGGACAGACAAAAACATTAAAAGAAAATGCTCCTTTATTAAAAGAAGAAATTATAGATACAGCAGTTTTGAGTGTTTCGGAACTGAAAAAATTCGTAGCCAAAGAAATTTTGGTGGCAAAAGAAAAAGGAATTTTATTGTCGGTGCACCTAAAAGCTACGATGATGAAAGTTTCTGATCCAATTATCTTTGGAGCAATTGTAGAAGTTTTCTTTGCTGATGTATTTGAAAAATACGCCGACCTTTTTGCTGAGCTTGGTGTTGACACCAAAAACGGTTTAGGAGACGTTTATGCAAAAATCGCTGGTCACGCTAAGGAAGCTGAAGTAAAAGCGGCCCTTGAAAACACAAAAGAAAATGGTCCCGCTTTAGCAATGGTAAATTCTGATAAAGGAATTACAAATCTTCACGTTCCTTCTGACGTTATCGTTGATGCTTCTATGCCTGCAATGATCCGTACTTCTGGACAAATGTGGAATAAAGATGGAAAAGCTCAAGATACACTTGCACTTATTCCAGACCGTTCGTACGCTGGAGTTTATGTTGCTACGATTGACTTCTGTAAAAAACACGGTGCCTTTGACCCTGCAACAATGGGAAGTGTGCCAAACGTAGGTTTGATGGCTCAAAAAGCTGAAGAATACGGATCTCACGACAAGACTTTCCAAATGGAAGCTGATGGTGTGGTGAAAGTTGTAAACTCTAAAGGAGAGGTTTTGATGGAGCAAGAAGTTGCTAATAAAGACATTTTTAGAATGTGTCAAGTGAAAGACGCACCAATTCAGGACTGGGTAAAACTAGCGGTGAATAGAGCAAGATTATCTGATACTCCTGCGATTTTCTGGTTGGACGAAAAGAGAGCTCACGATCGTTTGTTGATAGAAAAAGTAAATCTTTACTTGAAAGATCACGATACTGCCGGTCTTGACATAAGAATTATGAATCCGATTGATGCAACAAATTTCTCTTTAGAGCGCATCAAAGACGGAAAAGATACCATCTCTGTAACTGGAAACGTTCTTCGTGATTACCTAACTGATTTATTCCCAATTTTGGAATTAGGAACTTCGGCAAAAATGCTATCGATCGTTCCGTTGATGAATGGTGGTGGATTGTTTGAAACTGGTGCTGGTGGATCTGCGCCTAAGCATATCGAGCAATTTATCGAAGAAGGATATTTGCGTTGGGATTCTCTTGGAGAGTTTTTGGCTTTGGGAGTTTCTTTGGAGCACCTTGGTCAATCGCTTAACAATTCAAAAGCTTTAGTAATTTCTGAAGCTTTGGATCTTGCAACAGAAAAATTCCTTGACAATGACAAATCTCCAGCTCGTAAAGTTGGACAAATTGACAATAGAGGATCGCACTTTTACCTAGCGATGTACTGGGCAGAAGCCCTTGCAAATCAAACGAAAGATGCTGAATTGAAATCTAAATTTGCTCCAATCGCTGAAGAGTTGAAAGCAAACGAAGAAAAAATTAATTCTGAACTAATTGGAGCACAAGGAAAACCTCAAGAAATTGGCGGTTACTACCACCCGAACTTCAAGAAGACTGATGAGGCAATGCGTCCAAGTGAAACATTGAATACTATTTTGGCTAAACTTTCGTAG